The following are encoded together in the Sphaerodactylus townsendi isolate TG3544 linkage group LG12, MPM_Stown_v2.3, whole genome shotgun sequence genome:
- the NODAL gene encoding nodal homolog — translation MHLYRSLLAGKRLGRPPLDARALQESDSVLSLEAKSLFQFANQWGFFFDMTSISTNHEVKLAELRVHLLHFPQARNITVNIYHSHEYKCHENQTCTEKLFLGSFISSSSFTRSPWKVFNITSMLRFWLHQVVNSGDEKDIPDIQDWEEEDSTENGVGDASLFQFGHNISSQAERVLMTHSMADRVLLIIFSKDKFSATSPGPSLIRTVEMSKYIMADNNTSKEIRGRRHRRNKKQKQRIKVTDLSATNYGEESRSLCKRVDMMVDFEQTGWGSWIVYPKKFNAYRCEGDCPSPVDETFKPTNHAYIQSLLKLYQPNRVPCPACAPVKLSPLSMLYYEKGEVTLRHHEDMIIEECGCN, via the exons GTTTGTTCCAGTTTGCCAACCAGTGGGGCTTCTTTTTTGACATGACCTCCATTTCCACCAACCACGAGGTGAAATTGGCAGAGCTCCGGGTTCATCTGCTGCATTTCCCTCAGGCCAGAAACATCACTGTGAACATCTACCATAGCCATGAGTACAAATGTCATGAGAATCAGACCTGCACAGAGAAACTCTTCCTGGGCTCCttcatcagttcctcctccttcacccgcTCTCCCTGGAAGGTGTTTAACATCACAAGCATGCTCCGCTTCTGGCTCCACCAAGTTGTGAATTCTGGGGATGAAAAGGACATTCCAGATATTCAGGACTGGGAGGAAGAGGACTCCACTGAGAATGGTGTAGGAGACGCCAGTTTGTTCCAATTTGGGCATAACATCTCCAGCCAGGCAGAACGTGTTTTGATGACCCATAGTATGGCCGATAGGGTCTTACTCATTATCTTCTCCAAAGATAAGTTCTCAGCAACTTCCCCTGGCCCAAGTCTCATCAGGACCGTGGAGATGTCAAAGTACATAATGGCAGACAATAACACTTCCAAGGAAATCAGGGGCCGTCGGCACCGGCGgaacaaaaagcaaaagcaaaggaTTAAAGTGACTGACCTATCTGCCACCAACTATGGAGAGGAAAGTCGATCTCTGTGCAAGAGAGTAGACATGATGGTGGACTTTGAACAGACTGGCTGGGGAAGCTGGATTGTGTACCCCAAGAAGTTCAATGCATACCGCTGTGAGGGGGACTGCCCGTCACCTGTCGATGAGACCTTCAAGCCAACCAATCATGCATATATTCAG AGTTTGCTGAAGTTATACCAGCCCAATCGAGTGCCCTGTCCAGCATGTGCCCCTGTCAAACTGAGTCCACTGTCCATGTTGTACTATGAGAAAGGGGAGGTGACGCTACGTCATCATGAGGACATGATCATAGAGGAATGTGGCTGCAACTGA